One genomic segment of Garra rufa chromosome 13, GarRuf1.0, whole genome shotgun sequence includes these proteins:
- the LOC141348594 gene encoding uncharacterized protein, which yields MMRAFLRAEGLLVTRHRVRVMLSNIDPAAAARRWSAAVARRTYSVPYPNSLWHMDGNMRLIRWGLVVHGAIDGYSRLITYLNCNTDNRSATVLTQFLKATCVYGLPSRVRSDHGGENTQVALFMNLVHGVEHRSHITGESVHNQRIERLWRDVFLHVLQSFYKEFYSLEDSGTLDPENDIHRLSLQLVYLPEIQSRLSRFHEAWNHHRLRTENNRTPSQIWTDGMLTNMGVDSTSINHVFGNDPFREQNIEALLAQHGIHSFPVELDDQFPAVNVQQPSVDLSQEQQEEVLRAIEGIADLKLKYQRCCNEISQRLSLTE from the exons ATGATGAGAGCATTCCTGAGAGCAGAGGGCTTGCTGGTAACAAGACACAGAGTGAGAGTGATGTTGAGTAACATTGACCCAGCTGCTGCTGCACGTAGATGGAGTGCTGCTGTGGCCAGAAGAACATATTCTGTGCCATATCCAAACAGTCTGTGGCATATGGATGGGAATATGCGCCTTATCAG ATGGGGATTGGTCGTTCATGGAGCAATAGATGGATATTCTCGCCTTATAACGTACTTGAACTGTAATACAGACAACAGATCTGCCACAGTGCTTACACAGTTCTTAAAAGCCACGTGTGTGTATGGACTTCCATCTAGAGTGCGGTCAGATCATGGTGGAGAAAACACCCAAGTGGCATTGTTCATGAATCTTGTTCATGGAGTGGAGCACAGAAGCCACATCACAGGGGAATCAGTGCACAATCAGAGGATTGAGCGTCTTTGGAGGGATGTTTTCCTGCATGTTTTGCAGAGTTTCTACAAGGAATTCTACAGCCTTGAGGACAGTGGTACCCTAGATCCTGAAAATGACATTCACAGGCTTTCTCTTCAGCTTGTGTACTTACCGGAAATACAAAGCAGACTGAGCAGGTTTCATGAAGCGTGGAATCATCACCGTCTAAGAACAGAAAACAACCGAACACCCTCTCAGATCTGGACAGATGGCATGCTGACAAACATGGGAGTCGATAGCACCTCTATCAACCATGTGTTTGGTAATGATCCATTCAGAGAGCAAAATATAGAGGCACTTCTGGCACAACATGGTATTCACAGTTTCCCAGTTGAATTGGATGACCAGTTCCCTGCTGTTAATGTCCAGCAACCCAGTGTTGACCTTAGCCAGGAGCAACAGGAAGAGGTTTTGAGAGCGATAGAAGGCATTGCAGacttaaaactaaaatatcaAAGGTGCTGCAATGAAATTTCTCAACGACTGTCACTGACCGAGTGA